The genomic interval TCACCTTGCGGACCTCGAGCCACGCCGGAGAGCGCCCCACCATTCCGAACCACTCCTCCGCGGCGTCCGGGCTCGCGCTCATTTCCCTGTCGGAGCCTGCCGCCGTCCGGACGGCGTTTCCCACCACGCGCAGGAGCTCCGCCTCGTCGAACGGCTTGGTGATGTAATCGAACGCCCCGGAGCGGATCGCCTCCACCGCGTCGCCGATCGTCCCGTAGGCCGTGACGAGGATAACGGGCAACGAGGGGTGCCGCTCCCTGCAGTGGCGGAAAAGGGCAAGTCCGTCCATCTTCGGCATCCGGATGTCCGAGACGAGTGCGTCCGCGCGGTTCGGATTTGCCGCAAGCCATGAGGCGGCCGCGGCCCCGTCGACCGCCTCCGTGACCTCGTACCCTTCCCGCATCAGCATTGCGCGCAGGACCTTGCGCAGGTTCCGATCGTCCTCCGCGATCAGGATCTTCCCCCTCAACGGGTCATCCCCCCGGCATCTTGATGGTGAACCGGCTCCCCTTGCCGGGAGCGGTCTCGACGGCGATGGATCCCCCGTTCTCCTCCACGATCCTGCGGCAGATGGCCAGCCCCATCCCCACGCCGCGCTCGCGAGTGGTGAAGAACGGACGGAACAGTTGCAGCCGATCCTCGTCCGAGATCCCCGTCCCCGCATCCTCCACGGAGATCCTGGCCTCCCCGCCGGCACCGTTGACGCGGACGATGAGGTCGCCACCCTCGGGCATCGCCTCCACCGCGTTGGTCAACAGGTTGAAGACGACCCGCTCGATCTCCGAAGGATCGGCATTCACCTTCGGCGCCGGCTCGGCGACGTGCATGCGGGAGCGGATCCGCTCCATCGCCTTCGACCTCTCCCGGCGAAGACGCACCATCGCCCGCTCCACGGGCTCCCGGAGGGAGATCCGGAGCGGGGTACGGTCCGCGGGCCGGGCATACTCGAGAAATTCGGTCACCACGCTGTTCAACCGGTCCGCCTCCTCCACGATAATGTCGAGGAACTCGCGGTCCTTGGGGGGGGCCTCCCGGGAGAGGAACTGGGCCGCCCCCTTGATCACTCCCGCAGGGGTCCGCACCTCGTGGGCAAGTCCGGCGGCCATCTCGCCGACGGTGGCGAAATGCTCCCTCCGCTGGATGCGCTGCTTCTGCCGGATGTTCTCCACGGCAAGGCCGATCCCTTCGAGAAACGGCGTTAAAAGCTCCATCTCCCGGAACGAGGGCGACTTGTCCTTCCAGTGGAACAGCGCCACGCCGGCCATCTCGCCCCGGAGAAAAATCGGAAAGGAAGCGTCCCACGTGTCGTCCCAGATGGCGACGTCGGCGGCCCGCGAGCCCCCATGCTCCATGAATCGAAGCGCGGGAAACCGGCTGGCGAACCGGTTGAATGCACGGAGATACTCGTCCTGGCGGACGGGGAGCGTCCCGACCCCCTCGTCGGTCCCCCCTTCCGGCCGGATCCAGAGAGAGGCCCCCGAGACGAACGGGATCTGCGCCAGCCCCTCCTCCACCGTCCGCGCGATCTCGGAAAGGGAGGAGCCGTCGGCGAGCCTCTTGGCGAAGTTGCCCAGCCGCGCCTGGACGGCGCGCGACTCCCGAACGAGCAGGTCGGAGGAGATCCCGCCCAGTTTCCGCATCAGGACGGGGTAAAACGTCAGCAGGAAGAAGGAGATCAGGAACACGCCGGCCAGGGGGAACCAGAACTTGCGGCCGGAGGCGACCTCGAGAACGCCGAAAACGACGGCGAAGGCGAACACCTGGATGACGAGGATGATCCCTCTCCCGACGATGTCGGGGAACTCGAAGAAGTGGAGGTGGAGGATCCCGGTCGCCATGAAATAGAAAAACAGCAGGACGGCGAAGGCGGCGAGCGGGGGGAAGTAAACACCGGTCCCCGTCAGAAAGTTCAACGGCGCCACGAGGCTCGCGATCCCGCCCCCGACGAGCAGAAACTGGTATTTCTTCCGTTCGATGGACGAGGGATTCGCCCGTAAGCCGTGCGCGACGACGATGTAGAGGCAGAGCCCCAGGCAGGGGTAGACGTACAGGAGCGCCGCGATGTTCCACCAGGCGGAGGCGAGGAGACGGTCACTCAAGAGGGAGAGGGTGAAGGAGCCGCTGATCCACATCCCCGAAATCAGGGCGGCCGGGAATCCCTTCGGGCGCGTCCGGACGGCCGCGCCGCAGTACCGGAGGGCGAACGGCGGAATGAAGATGACCCCGGCGAGCGATAAGCGGTGCCAGAAATCCGATCCCAACGTCTTCCAGAGGTACTCGGGGAGGCACCAGAGGAAGATGATGAACGACAGGTCCGCGAATGCGCGCGCCTCCTTGTCGTTCTTCGCCCAAACGCGAAGGTAACCCGCGATCGCCAGCGCGACGATCGCCGCGACGAGGCTTCCCTGCGCATAATAATCCATGGAACCGGCAACTCCTTAAACAAAGCGGGCTATCCCAGGAATTCCCAGAATAGCCCGAAACGTCCCCGGGGGGTCCGCAAAAATTCCTCTCCTTATTTCAGGCGTCCCTCCGCCGCCTTCCAGTCGATGTTCTTGAAGAAGGAGGCGATGTAATCCGCCCGCTTCAGACCGTAGTCGATCATGAAAGCATGCTCGAAAACGTCCATCACCAGGATCGGCGCCGCCCCGGCCGGGTTCCCGACGTCATGCTCGTTGACCCACTGGTTGATGAACCGCCCGCCCACGGTGTCCTGGTACAGGACGACCCAGCCGATCCCGCGCATCGCCCCCGCGGCGCGAAAATCCGCCTCCCACTTCTCCACGCTGCCGAACTCCGCGGCGATCGCTTTCCCGAGGCGGCTTCCCGGGTCCACCGCTCCCTTGCCCCCCAGGTTCTCGAAATAGTACTCATGGAGTCGCATCCCGTTGAACTCCCACCCCAGCCGACGCTTCAGTTCCGCGTATTCCGGCGTGGCGGTCTTCCCTTCGGAAAGCATCCCTCCGAGAATGTCGAGAAGCTTGTTCGTGTTGGTGACGTACCCCTGGTACAGTGTGAAGTGGTTCTTGAGAAGGGTTTCGCTGAATCCTGCCATCCCGATGAGCTTCCCGTAATCCTTCGCGGCGTAAGGCATTTCATTGCCCCCTTTCGTGCGGTGGTTTTCTGCTGTCCGTCGGCTGGAACCCGAAACGTCCCGAAACTCTATTTTGCATCAAGCCGTAATGTCGCGGTCAACATTTTTGATATGCAAAAACCGGTCGGTTGCGGGAACCGGTCCCCGCCTACTAAATGAAGACCCGGGGCGGATCGTTTCAAACAATTTTTTTTCGTCCGGGGGACGAGCAAAATAACGGGGACGGTCCTGGCACCAAAAAAAGCCCGCGCGGAAGAACCTCCCGCGCGGGCCGGCATTCCCTGGATGCTTGAGGCTTACTTCTTTCCGCGCTTCTTTCGCCCTTCGGCAAGCTTTTCTGCCAGTCCGAGTTTCTGCGCGATCTTTTTCTTCGCCTCGGAGTAATTCCTGGCCACAAGCGGGGTCTTCGTGGGGATATTGAACTTCTTCCGATAATCCTTTGGTGTGAAGTCGTGGCTGATTGCCAGGTGCTTTTTCAGCGTCGTGAATCCCTTTCCGCACACCATACAATAAACCTTGTCGGCGCCGAACGCCTTGTTCAGAGGGACGGCAGGCTTTCCTTCGGCGGGGGCTGCCGCTTCCGCTCCCTCTACACCGGCAAGGGAAGAAAGCTTCGCAAATACCGCCTGGATTTCGTCGAGGAGATCTTCCCTGCTCATCTCATTTACGGAAGCGTGAGCCGAAACTATCTCCGCCGTCAATTCTATTACGACCTTCTTTTCCATAAATACCCCTCCCCTTATATAATGTTTTTTATCATTTCAAAAGCATTCCGGAGTGTCAATGCCGAAAAAATACATTGTTGCAAAAGAATCAGGAAGAATTTTATCCAACGATTAAAGACAACCAGAACCTATTTCGTTTTTTCATCTTGCTCTTTCTATTTCTACTGGAAAAAAAGCAATTTCCCTGCGCCGCGCCGGATCGTGTCGAGCCGGATGCCGCAGACGGACCCTGCGCCGAACACCAGTCTCAAGGGATCTCCCGCGGAAAGGAGGGCGGATGCGATGAGCGCGATGGAGGGAAGATGCCCAACGCACAGGATGTTTTCCCTTCCCCCTTGCTCCTCGATAAAGGCGAGGAACATCTCGGGGGTGGCGTCGGGGGATAACGCCTTCGTCTCCTCGATCCCGCCCGCCGGGTACCCTGCGGCGGCACAAAAGATCTCGGCTGTCTGGCGCGCGCGGAGCTTCCCGCTGGTGGCAACGAGGTCGAGGCGCCCGATCTTCCCCGAAAGGGCGGACGCCGCCGCAGAGAGCGATCGGATGCCGTCGGTGCTCAGCGGACGTGCGGGATCCACGCTTTTCGGCACCGCCTCTCCGTGTCGGACGAGCCAGAGGTCCATCACCGCAGATCGTATCCCGCAGCGAAAAAGAGCCCGAACGCGGCAAGGACCAGCCCGTGGGTCACGGTTCCGTCTCGCAGCGCCTTTCCGGCCTCTTCCCTCGAGAACAGCGTGACCTCGATCCGCTCGTAGGGGTCGAAGCGCGGTTCGGCCGCCCGGAACGCCTCCTTCGCCAGGAAGGTATGGCAGCGGTTGTCCTGGATCGCGGGGTTCGGCGTGACGTACCCGAGGTACTCCCACTTCTCCGCCAGGAATCCCGTTTCCTCCAGGAGCTCCCTCTCCGCCGCCGCGCGGGGATCCGCGTCGCCGGCGTCGATTGCACCGCCGGGGATCTCGACCGTCACCCCGCGGATCCCGTGCCGGAACTGTCGAATGAACACGAGCCGCCCGTCCGATGCGATCGGAATGATGTTGATCCAGTCGGAGGTTCGGATAACGGTGAAGTCGTTCGAACGGCCGTTTCCCGCGAGGAGGTAGCGGTCGTGGTCTACGGCAATCAGCCGGTCCGAGAACATCCGCCGGCTTTGCAAAAGTTTCCAGTGAGATTGCATGATGGCTGATTTTACCACCCATCGACCGCAAAGAAACCCGGGGGACGGTGTAAAATACTCCCTATTCCCGAATCGGGGTTCGTCCCACGTCGATGCCGAAGACCGATACCGCCGGAGAGGCGCCCGCAAGGAACGGGGCACTGGTTCCCGT from Deltaproteobacteria bacterium RBG_16_64_85 carries:
- a CDS encoding superoxide dismutase, whose translation is MPYAAKDYGKLIGMAGFSETLLKNHFTLYQGYVTNTNKLLDILGGMLSEGKTATPEYAELKRRLGWEFNGMRLHEYYFENLGGKGAVDPGSRLGKAIAAEFGSVEKWEADFRAAGAMRGIGWVVLYQDTVGGRFINQWVNEHDVGNPAGAAPILVMDVFEHAFMIDYGLKRADYIASFFKNIDWKAAEGRLK